Within the Streptomyces sp. NBC_00554 genome, the region CGCTCGACAGACGTCACTTCCTCATCCCCACGGGAGAGCCGCCCATGAACACACCGGACCCAGCCGCGCCCGCAGTCCCCCGCTCGCCGTCCCGCCGGAGCCTCCTGCGCGCGATGGTCGCCCTGCCCGCCGGTGCCCTCATCCTGAGTGAACTGCCCAGTCTTGTCGGCACCGCCGCCGCGGCGGCGCCCGCCCGTGGCTATGCCACCCGCTACACCATCGTGCCGTTCCTCAACAGCAACGACGGCACCGTCAACGTCTACGAGTCCGACGACGCGACCGACTTCAGACTCCTCAAGGCATCCGCATACACGCCGCCCAGCAACCGCATCCGCGATGCCAGCGTCTTCCGGCACACCGACGGCTACTACTACATCACCTACACCACGCACACCTGGCAGGACACCAGCACCACCATCGGCTTCGCCCGCAGCTCCGACCGGCTCAACTGGACGTTCCTGTACGACTACACGGTCCCCATCGCCAACCTCTCGCGTGCGTGGGCGCCCGAGTGGTTCGTCGACAGCGACGGCAGCGTGAACATCATCGTGTCCTGCTCGGTCACGAGCGACGAGTGGATCTTCACGCCCTATCTACTGAAGGCCACCAATTCCGCGCTCACGGCCTGGAGTTCGCCCGTCGCACTGTCCGGCATCGGCTCGAACCACATCGACACGTTCATCGTGAAGATCGGCTCGACCTATCACGCGTTCACGAAGAACGAGACGACGAAGTACATCGAGTACGCCACCGCCTCCAGCCTCACCGGCACGTACACCATCAGCAGGACCGGCAACTGGGCGGGCTGGGGCGGCACACGAGAGGGTCCGGCCCTGGTCCAGCTCGACAACGGCGGATGGCGGATCTTCTTCGACGGCTACGGCGACGGCAGTTACTACTTCAGTGACAGCTACGACACCTTCGCCACCTGGAGCGCCCCGAAGGCACTGCCGGTCATCTCCGGCACCGCCCGCCACTTCACCGTGATCAGGGAGACGGTCTCCGGCGGCGTGACCCTGCCGACCGGCGTCACCCGCTCCTTCCGATCGGGCAACTACACCACCCGCCACTGGCAGGAGCAGTCCGCCCTGCTCAACCTCCCCGTGGTGACCAGCTCCAGCAAGACCGCGGAGAAGCAGGCGTCCACCTTCACCATCGTGGCGGGCCTCGCCGACGCGAACGGCTACTCCTTCCGGGACGCGGCCGGCAACTACCTGCGCCACTGGGACTTCCGCGCCCGCTTCGACGCGAACGACGGCACCTCGACGTTCGCCAAGGACGCCACGTTCGTCGCAAGGTCCAGTGCGACGAGCGGCGCCGTCCGCCTGGAGTCGTACAACTACCCGGGCTACTTCCTGCGCCACTACAACTACCAGCTCCGTGTGGACCTGACGGCCGGCACCGACCTGTTCCGCCAGGACAGCTCCTTCGTCCCCGTCACCGCCTGGGCATGACCGACACCGCGAGAGAGAAGACCAGGATGAGCAACGACTCGAACCCGTCCCGCCGTGGTGTGCTCGGTGCGATGGCCGCCCTCACCGCCGGTATGACCATCGGCGCCCCGTCCGCCCGCGCCGCGGACGCAACCGCGTACGTGATGGGCTACTTCACCGAGTCCCCGGACTTCAGCGGCGCCGACTACGGCCTGCACCTGGCCGTCAGCACCGACTCGCTCCAGTGGACCCCGCTCAACCAGAACAACCCCGTCGTCACCCCGACCGGAGGCACCGGCGGCCTGCGCGACCCGTTCATCATGCGCAAGCAGGACGGCACCTTCGTGGTGATCGCCACCGACCTCAAGGGCACCGACTGGAGCCTGCAGAGCCAGTACATCCATGTCTGGGACTCCGCAGACCTGCGCTCCTTCACCGGCTACCGCCGGCTGAAGCTGCACGAGATGGCCACCCACAGCTGGGCACCCGAGGCCTACTGGGACGCGGGCCGCGGCCAGTACGGAATCATCTACTCCGCCGTCAACTCCAGTGGTCACAACGTCATCATGGTCAACTACACGACCGACTTCGTGACGGCGTCGGCCGCACAGGTCTTCTTCGACCCCGGCTACGACGTGATCGACGGCGACCTGGCCGTCGGCGTGAACGGCGTGAACTACCTGTACTTCAAGAAGGACCAGACACTGGTGGGCGCCAGGTCCACCACCCTGAACCCGGGCAGCTTCACCGTGTTCAGCACGCCGGTCGCCCATGGCGGCACCGAGGCCCCGACCCTGGTGAAGTCCCTGACGTCCAGCGCCTGGTACCTCTGGGGCGACACCTACACGCCCAACGGCGTCTTCTACGCCTGGCAGTCCACCGACCTGGCCGCCGGCACCTGGACCGCGGTCGACCAGCGGCTCTACACCCAGCCGCTCAACTCCAAGCACTGCACGATCCAGTCGATCACCACGGCCGAGTACAACAACCTTGTGGCGAGGTACGGGACACCGGCCTGGAACCGGATCAAGTCCTACAACTACCCGGCCCGTTACGTCCGCCACTCCGCCTACGTCGGCCGGATCGACGAGTACCCGTTCGACCCGTTCGCCGACTCGCAGTGGAAGCTGGTGCCGGGTCTCGCCGACGCCTCAGGTGTGTCCTTCCAGTCGGTCAACTACCCGACCCGCTACCTGCGGCACTACAACTACGAGCTGCGGCTGGACGCCACCGACAGTACGACGGCGTTCGCGCAGGACGCCACGTTCTACCGGACCGCGGGCCTGGCCGACACCTCATGGTCATCTTTCCGCTCCTACAACAACCCGGACCGTTACATCAGGCACGCAAACTACGTGCTGCGCATCGATCCGATCTCCACCGCCACAGCCAGGGCCGACGCCACGTTCTCGGTCGGCTACTGACCCCCTCGGTTACTGACCCCCTCGCCCCCAGGAGACACCCCCATGTCACCCCACCGCAGACTTCTCGCCTGTCTGGCAGCGGCAGCCGCCACCCTTGGCGGACTCACGGCGGCCGCTCCCGCCGCCGCGGCCGCCGACTCGGGCACCTTCAACGTGCTCTCCTACAACGTCGCCGGACTCCCCGAGGCCATCTCCAGCGCCCCCACACCCCGTGAGTCCAGCACCACGACGATCGGCCAGCGGATCGCCCCGTACGACATCGTCCAAGTGCAGGAGGACTTCAACTACCACGCCTACCTCTACGCCGCCGACACCGCGCACGCCTATCGCACCGCGACCAGCGGCGGCGCGGGCATAGGCAGCGGTCTCAACACCCTGTCGAAGATCTCCTACGACGGCGACGACTTCGAGCGCTCCGGCTGGAACTCCTGCCAGCTGGACTCCGGCGACTGTCTGACCCCCAAGGGCTTCACCTTCATGCGTGAGCGCCTCTCCGAGGGCGTCTACGTCGACTTCTACAACCTGCACACCAACGCCGGTACCAGCGACGGCGATCTGGCCTCGCGCGCGGACAACCTCAACCAGCTCTCCGCCTTCATCCAGAGCCACTCGGCGGGCAACGCCGTCGTGGTCATGGGCGACACCAACACCCGCTACACCCGCTCCGGCGACACCATCGCTGAGTTCGCCGCCGCCAACGGGCTCACCGACCCCTGGGTGCAGCTGATCCGCGGCGGTGTGGCCCCCACCAAGGGCAGCGACGCGCTGGTCTGCGACCAGACCGGGACCACCGTGCCCAACACCTGCGAGGTCGTGGACAAGGTCCTCTACCGCAGCAGCAAGCTGGTCTCCCTCAACGCGACTTCGTACAACAACGAGCACGCCAAGTTCCTGGAAACCGGCAGCAACCTCATGCTCTCCGACCACGACCCGATCACGGTCGGCTTCACCTGGTCGCGCAACTCCGCCTTCCAGCTGAGCGACCAGTTCGGCGGCCCGCACGGGAACTACTTCACCGACATGAACAGCGTGCCGGCCGGCGCCCGCGCCACCACCGTCTCGCTGCGCGCCGGTTCACGCGTCGACCAGATGGCGCTGACGCTGAGCAACGGCACGACGCTCGCGCACGGCGGCACGGGCGGCACCGCTTCCTCACTCACCCTTGGCAGCGGCGAGTACGTCACCTCGACGCAGCTGTGCCAGGGCGTGAAGGACAGCCAGACGCGGATCTTCTACACGAAGTTCACCACCAACCTCGGCCGCACCCTGGCCGGCGGCACGTCGACCTCCGACTGCGTGACCCGCACGGCGCCGTCCGGCTGGCAGATCGCCGGCTTCCACGGCCGCACGGGCGACGAGGTCGACAAGATCGGCTTCATCTACACCCAGCGCTGACCGGTTCCCCGCCACGCCTCGATGGGCGTGGCGGGGTCCCCGCTGCTACCTCACGAGGAGAGCCACTCGGTGGCGTTCAGGGCGAGGGCGGCGTTCGTCGCGCCGGTGTCGTTCCAGCCGTCGTAGAGCGTGTTGCCGGACTGGCCCGTGCCGTCGTCGATCGGTGAACTGTCGCCCCAGAAGGCGACCTTGCCGCTGCCGAAGGTGCTGGTCGCGAAGAACGCGCCGGTGTTGCCCGAGTAACCGCTGCGGTAGAGAAGCCCCTTGGCGGCCGAGTTGTCGCCCGGCTTGAGCGTGGCGGTCGTACCGCTGGCGATCAGGCTCTTGGTGACTGTGCCGAACGAGCCGTGCAGGACCGGGTCGGTGCTGTCGGAGATCGCGCTCGGGTAGCCGGAGCTGATGCTCAGCGAGTCGATGGAGATGCCGAACGGGTCGGTGCTGTCGACGCTGTTGTTGCTCATCAGGTCGTTGAGTACCTCTACCGCGTCCTCGCCGTCGTTGTTGCGGTCGGCGCCGGTGTGGTCGGAGATCATGAAGAGGCCGCCGCCGTTCTTGACGAACGACATGATCGCGGTCTTCTCGGCGGTGGTGAAGAGGGTGTTGGGCTCGGGCAGCACCAGTGTGTCGAAGTTCGACAGGTCGGTCGCGGCGGAGCCGCCGTAGGTGAGACCGGAGCCCGAGGGCAGCGTGTCCAGTGAATAGTCGCCGGTCTTCTGCAACGCCACACCCCAGGAGGAGAGGGCGCCCGTCCAGTCGGTCTCCGAGGACGGCGACGCGTCCTCGTCCAGCGGGTCCGGCTGGCTGGTGGAGACGATCCAGTCGGCGTTGCCGGCCGTCTCGGCGTGGGCGTTGTCGAACAGAACGCGGTGGGGGGTTGCCGCGTGGGCGGGTGCGACGGTGGCCGCCTGAAGGGCGGCGCCCGTGGCCAGGAGGGCGAGCACCGTGAGAGCGGTGGTGAGTCCCTGACGGGGCTTTGTGGGGCCGAGCATCCTGCGTTCCTCCATGAGTGGGGGGATATGGGGGGAGGGCAGTGCGGGTGCCGATCTGCGCGCGTAGAACGGCAGTTGGGGAAGCGCCGTTCGACACGAAGGTGGACGGTACCCACAAGATCCGGACCTCCGGCAGGCCCCGCCGCGAGTTCACGTAGATCTCTTACCTATGACCCCGGCCTCGTTACCCCGGCCCACGGATCTGTCACGAAGCGTCGGCGAGCCAGGGCCTGACCTGCTTGCGCGCCTCGTGCAGGCGGGACTTGAGCGTGCCCAGCGGGATGCCAACGCGCTCGGCGACCTCGGCGTACTCCAGCTGGCAGATGTCCCGGTAGACCAACGGCGCCACCAGATGCGGGTGTTCACGCTCCAGGCGCTCCAGTGCCTCCAGGAGATCGACCCGGGACCCTGCGATCACACTCGTGGTGCGCGGGTCGACATGCTGCGAGGCGTCGATCTCGGCCGGCTGCTCGGCGGCCCGGCGCTTCAGCTCGCGGTACTTCTGGCGGGCGCAGTTGGCGACCACCGTGTACAGCCAGGTGCTGAAGCGGCTGCGGCCCTCGAACGTGGTGATCTTCCGCGCCACTTGGAGCAGTACGTCCTGCGCCGCTTCCTCGGCGTCCTCGCGGCAGGGCAGGAAGCGCCCGCAGCGCCGTAGGACCTCGGGCCGGATCTTCTGGAGCAGCACGTCAAGGGCCGCCCCGTCACCGGCGGCCGCGCGCAGCGCGAGCTCCTCGGTCTCCGCCGCGTCCTGCACCGCATGCTCCCCTCGGGGTCGATCAGAGGCCAGGCATGATAGTCGCATGCGTTCCCTGCAGCGGATCGGCCGCTACCGTCTTGACCGGCGTCTGGGCTCGGGCGGCTTCGGCATCGTCTGGCTCGCCCACGACGACGTGCTGGAGGCGGCCGTCGCCGTGAAGGTGCTGTCCGAGAACTGGGTCGACCACCTCGACATCCGGGAACGCTTCCTCTCCGAGGCCCGGCTGCTGCGCCGCGCCAACTCCAATCGGGTCGTCCAGGTCTACGACATCGGTGAACTCCCCGACGGCAGGCCTTACTTCGTCATGGAGTACGCCGACGGAGGCACCCTCGCCGAACGGGTCGCCGCCGGACCGCTGCCCGTCGCCGAGGCCCTGCGTCTGACGGCGCTCGCGGCCCGGGGAGCGGCCGCGCTGCACGAGGCCGGCATCGTGCACCGGGACATCAAGCCGTCCAACGTGCTGCTGCGCACCTCGCCCGGCGGATCCGACCGCGTCCTGCTCGCGGACCTCGGCCTGGCCAAGAGTCTTGCCCAGGCGTCCGGGCTCACCATGGCGGCGGGTTCGGCGGGTTACACACCGCCCGAGCAGGCCGAGCCCGGGTCCGGGATCGACGCACGGGCCGATGTGTACAGCCTGGGCGCCCTCGGCTACCACCTCGTCACGGGCTCGGTCCCCGGGCCGCCCGGCAAGGTCGTACGGCCGGACCGGCTCCGTACGGATCTGGCCCCGGACGTCCAGCGGGCGTTGCTGCGCGCCATGGAACCCGACCGCGAGCGGCGCTGGCCCACCGCGCTGGGGTTCGCGGTGGAGCTCGAGCGGCTGGCCGGCCAGGTGTCGCCCGGAGCGGCAGCCGGGCCGCGCCGCCGTCGGCGGGCCGTGGTCATCTCCCTGGCTGCCACGGTCGTCGTCGGCGCGGTCGGTGTCACCGCCGTGCTCGTGCTCCGCGAGCCCGCCGTCAAGACCGTTCAGGTGGCCGACAGTTCCGGCCGGGTCACGGCCGAGGTGCCCCGCGCCTGGGGCCGTCAGCTGCGCGACTCCGGATGGAATCCGCAGACCCTGGGCCTGCGGGACGGGACGGAACCCGGTCTCGCCGTCGCGGACGATCTGGCGAAGTGGCAGGACCTCCGCTCCGGCGTCAACGGGGCCTTCATCGGTCTCAGCGAGCACGGCGACGTCACCGCCGAGGTCGGCGCGATCACGCACACCGGATGCCACTACCACGGCAGCCGCACCTACACCAGCGCGCGTTGGCACGGGCTGATACGGACCTGGAACGACTGCCCGGGCAGCGGCGGCTCCCTCACGGAGGCGGGTCTCACACCGGCGGGCGGCGCCGGGCAGCCGCAGGTGTACGTGCAGCTCCGGCAGGACGACGGCCCTGACGCGACGGACAGTGTGCTCGGCTCGGTGCGGGTCGGAGCCTGATCCGCATCCGGGCAGTTACGTGATCCGCGTCCGTGCGGTGATGGACCTGGCTCGGAAGTCCGTGCGGTGAAGGGTCTGGCTCGGAAGTCCGTGCGGTGAAGGGCCTGGCTCGGAAGTCCGTGCGGTGATGGGCCTGGCTCGAAATCCTCGCCGAACCCGTGAACTTTTCCGTGGCCCGGTGCATCGGACCTTGATGACGGGGCATTTGGCGCCGTGCGCACGCGTCAGGACGCGTGCGGTGATCCTCGAAGAGATTCTCAAGGAGTGGTGAGATGGCGACCTTCCCGCATGGCACGGCGGACCCGGACCGGCTCAGCTCGGTTCCCGCACGCCGTACCTCGACCCCGGCTCGCCTGGCGGCGCTGGTCGCGGGCATCGCGATGGTGGGCCTGCTCTCCGGCTGCGGTACCGGCAACGGCGCGAGCAGTGCGCCGCAGACACTGCCGGGCACGGCCCAGCCCGCCTCCGGTGACCGCACCACTGACTCCGGCGGGAGCACCGCCGCCGACCCGACCAGCGCAGCGACGGAGAGCGCCACCGCACCCGGTTCCGGCACGACCACCCCGCCCTCTTCCACGACCGGCTCCTCCAGCGCCCGCTGCCACACCTCCGAGCTGAGCGCGTCAGTCGGCGGGAACGATCCCGGCGCCGGGCAGGAGAACTTCCCCATCGTCCTGACCAACACCTCTCAGCGCACCTGCACCCTGCGCGGCTTCCCCGGAGCGGCGTTCGTCGACGCGTCCGGCAAGCAGCTGGGGCCCGATCCCGAGCGTTCCTCGGAGTCACCGACGACGGTGAAGCTCGCTCCGGGGCAGCAGGCATGGGCTGGCCTCACCTTCTCCAACCCGGAGATCAGCGGGGCCCGTACGGCGACTCCCGCCGCGCTGCTCGTCACACCGCCCGACGAGAAGGACTCGCTCAAGGTGAAGTGGACGCAGGGCAAGGTGCCCGTCTCCGGCAACGCCTCGTCGGTGTCCCTGACGGTCATGCGCCCGGGCAGCTGATTCCTGACCCGCACCCTCACCCTCACTCGGGGCGCGGCTGGAGGCTCAGGATCCGCTCACCGGTGACCTCCGCCGTATCCGTCGTTCCCGTAGCCGTCCCCGTACCCATAGCCGTAGCCGTCCCCGTAGCCATAGTCGGACCCGCCGTGCTGCCCGTCCCCGGAGCAGTAGTAGTTGTACGGGTAGTAGCAAGAGCCGTACGTCGGTGACGCCGACGACGGGGTCGCCTTCGGGGTCGAAGGTGTTACCGAGGGCTTGGGGGTGGTGCTGGGCGACGGTGTCTTCGAGAGGGTGGGAGCGGGGTCGGCCGCGGGCGCCCTGGACTCACTGTCGGCGCCCCAGTTGACCACCTCGAGCTGGAGCGAGGGCGAGGTGGTGTCGAGCGTCCAGCGCTGGGCCGGCTCGTCCTCGCGGACCTTGAGGACCAGGGCCGCTTCTTCCTCGGGGGAGGCGGGGGTGAGGGCCAGGTCCTGGTTCCAGCGCGGCACCAGGGCGCCCTGGAGGGTGAAGTCGTAGCGCACGTTCTTGGTGTCCGGCTGGGAATCGCCCGTGCACGGGGCCAGTTGGACCGAGTAGCCGAGGTGGGAGTCGAGGCAGAGGTCGGGGTCGGCCACGTTGCGCAGCTGTCCGTCCTCCTCGTACGACCACTGCTGGACCGACTTCGAGGTGCACGAGGTGAGTTGGGTCTCCGCGCCCTTCACCGGCTTGTCGCCGACGATGCCGATGCACAGCCCGTTGCCGGAGTTGCGCAGCCGGCCTCCCGTGGTGATCGGCTGGTCACCGGATCCGATCCAGGACGGGTTCGCGCCGGGCGCCTTGTCCGGGCCGGAACTGGGCTCGGCCACGCTGTCCCCGCCGGAGCCGAGACCGGCCCATGCGACGAGCGGGACCACGATCAGCGCGCTCAGGGTCAGCACGGCGAGTGCGACGTTCCGGCGACGGGAGGCGCGCCGGGGGGCCTTGTGCGTCGGCGGGCGGGAGTCGGTGTGCGCGGAGCCGCGCGGCGTGGGCCGAGGCGGGAAGCTCGGAGGGCGCGGGGCCTCGGCCGGAAGGGGGAAGTGTCCGGTCTGGGCGGTGGCCGCGGCCTCGGGGGCCTCGGTCACTTCCACGATCGCGGTGGCACGTCCCTGCCGGGTTTCGAGGTAGGAATGCGCGCCCCAGCCGAGCACGGCTTCGGCGAGCGGGCGGGCGAGTCGGCCGTTGAACTTGTTCAACTGGTCGGCGGCGTGACGGCAGTGTGCGCATCTGGCCATGTGGCGCCGCAGGTCGGGGTCGAGGTCGCCGCCGCCGCGGCGCAGGGACACGTCGAGCATGCGGTTGTAGCGGCGGCACTCCTCCGCGGGGGCCAGTTCGCGATGGACTTCCAGGCAGCCTTCGCGCAGGCGTTCGCGGGCCCGCCGCAGTTCCACGGCGGCGTCGTCCTCGTCCAGGCCCAACAGGGCGGCCGGCACGTGCAGTTGCTCCGCCTCGGCCTCGGTGTGCCAGAGCAGGCAGCGGGCCGGCTCCGAGAGCCGCTGGAACGCCCTGGCCAGCAGGCGTCTGCTCTCCGGCGGAAGGAGCCGCGCCGCGGCCCGCTCCTCACCGTCGGGGCCGGGCCGCAGTTCGGGATGGAGATGTTCGCTCCGCCGGTCCGTGAGCCACTCGGCGGCTATTCGGCGCACCGCGACCAGAAGCTGTGGGCGCCACGCGGCCGTCGGCCCGGTCTGCCGCAGCGATTCCCCGAACAGTCTGGTGAATGCGGCCGTGGTGAGCATTCCGGCGGGGCGCACACCATCGGTGCACAGTCGCGCGTAAGAGAAGACCGCTTCCCAGTGCCGGTCCAGGAGTTCACCGACGGGATAGTTCGCCGGCGTGCTCCCCGGACTCTTCTTCAGGTCGGCCGCG harbors:
- a CDS encoding glycoside hydrolase family 43 protein, producing the protein MNTPDPAAPAVPRSPSRRSLLRAMVALPAGALILSELPSLVGTAAAAAPARGYATRYTIVPFLNSNDGTVNVYESDDATDFRLLKASAYTPPSNRIRDASVFRHTDGYYYITYTTHTWQDTSTTIGFARSSDRLNWTFLYDYTVPIANLSRAWAPEWFVDSDGSVNIIVSCSVTSDEWIFTPYLLKATNSALTAWSSPVALSGIGSNHIDTFIVKIGSTYHAFTKNETTKYIEYATASSLTGTYTISRTGNWAGWGGTREGPALVQLDNGGWRIFFDGYGDGSYYFSDSYDTFATWSAPKALPVISGTARHFTVIRETVSGGVTLPTGVTRSFRSGNYTTRHWQEQSALLNLPVVTSSSKTAEKQASTFTIVAGLADANGYSFRDAAGNYLRHWDFRARFDANDGTSTFAKDATFVARSSATSGAVRLESYNYPGYFLRHYNYQLRVDLTAGTDLFRQDSSFVPVTAWA
- a CDS encoding glycoside hydrolase family 43 protein; its protein translation is MSNDSNPSRRGVLGAMAALTAGMTIGAPSARAADATAYVMGYFTESPDFSGADYGLHLAVSTDSLQWTPLNQNNPVVTPTGGTGGLRDPFIMRKQDGTFVVIATDLKGTDWSLQSQYIHVWDSADLRSFTGYRRLKLHEMATHSWAPEAYWDAGRGQYGIIYSAVNSSGHNVIMVNYTTDFVTASAAQVFFDPGYDVIDGDLAVGVNGVNYLYFKKDQTLVGARSTTLNPGSFTVFSTPVAHGGTEAPTLVKSLTSSAWYLWGDTYTPNGVFYAWQSTDLAAGTWTAVDQRLYTQPLNSKHCTIQSITTAEYNNLVARYGTPAWNRIKSYNYPARYVRHSAYVGRIDEYPFDPFADSQWKLVPGLADASGVSFQSVNYPTRYLRHYNYELRLDATDSTTAFAQDATFYRTAGLADTSWSSFRSYNNPDRYIRHANYVLRIDPISTATARADATFSVGY
- a CDS encoding jacalin-like lectin, which codes for MSPHRRLLACLAAAAATLGGLTAAAPAAAAADSGTFNVLSYNVAGLPEAISSAPTPRESSTTTIGQRIAPYDIVQVQEDFNYHAYLYAADTAHAYRTATSGGAGIGSGLNTLSKISYDGDDFERSGWNSCQLDSGDCLTPKGFTFMRERLSEGVYVDFYNLHTNAGTSDGDLASRADNLNQLSAFIQSHSAGNAVVVMGDTNTRYTRSGDTIAEFAAANGLTDPWVQLIRGGVAPTKGSDALVCDQTGTTVPNTCEVVDKVLYRSSKLVSLNATSYNNEHAKFLETGSNLMLSDHDPITVGFTWSRNSAFQLSDQFGGPHGNYFTDMNSVPAGARATTVSLRAGSRVDQMALTLSNGTTLAHGGTGGTASSLTLGSGEYVTSTQLCQGVKDSQTRIFYTKFTTNLGRTLAGGTSTSDCVTRTAPSGWQIAGFHGRTGDEVDKIGFIYTQR
- a CDS encoding hydrolase produces the protein MEERRMLGPTKPRQGLTTALTVLALLATGAALQAATVAPAHAATPHRVLFDNAHAETAGNADWIVSTSQPDPLDEDASPSSETDWTGALSSWGVALQKTGDYSLDTLPSGSGLTYGGSAATDLSNFDTLVLPEPNTLFTTAEKTAIMSFVKNGGGLFMISDHTGADRNNDGEDAVEVLNDLMSNNSVDSTDPFGISIDSLSISSGYPSAISDSTDPVLHGSFGTVTKSLIASGTTATLKPGDNSAAKGLLYRSGYSGNTGAFFATSTFGSGKVAFWGDSSPIDDGTGQSGNTLYDGWNDTGATNAALALNATEWLSS
- a CDS encoding RNA polymerase sigma factor, whose translation is MQDAAETEELALRAAAGDGAALDVLLQKIRPEVLRRCGRFLPCREDAEEAAQDVLLQVARKITTFEGRSRFSTWLYTVVANCARQKYRELKRRAAEQPAEIDASQHVDPRTTSVIAGSRVDLLEALERLEREHPHLVAPLVYRDICQLEYAEVAERVGIPLGTLKSRLHEARKQVRPWLADAS
- a CDS encoding serine/threonine-protein kinase, with translation MRSLQRIGRYRLDRRLGSGGFGIVWLAHDDVLEAAVAVKVLSENWVDHLDIRERFLSEARLLRRANSNRVVQVYDIGELPDGRPYFVMEYADGGTLAERVAAGPLPVAEALRLTALAARGAAALHEAGIVHRDIKPSNVLLRTSPGGSDRVLLADLGLAKSLAQASGLTMAAGSAGYTPPEQAEPGSGIDARADVYSLGALGYHLVTGSVPGPPGKVVRPDRLRTDLAPDVQRALLRAMEPDRERRWPTALGFAVELERLAGQVSPGAAAGPRRRRRAVVISLAATVVVGAVGVTAVLVLREPAVKTVQVADSSGRVTAEVPRAWGRQLRDSGWNPQTLGLRDGTEPGLAVADDLAKWQDLRSGVNGAFIGLSEHGDVTAEVGAITHTGCHYHGSRTYTSARWHGLIRTWNDCPGSGGSLTEAGLTPAGGAGQPQVYVQLRQDDGPDATDSVLGSVRVGA
- a CDS encoding DUF4232 domain-containing protein produces the protein MATFPHGTADPDRLSSVPARRTSTPARLAALVAGIAMVGLLSGCGTGNGASSAPQTLPGTAQPASGDRTTDSGGSTAADPTSAATESATAPGSGTTTPPSSTTGSSSARCHTSELSASVGGNDPGAGQENFPIVLTNTSQRTCTLRGFPGAAFVDASGKQLGPDPERSSESPTTVKLAPGQQAWAGLTFSNPEISGARTATPAALLVTPPDEKDSLKVKWTQGKVPVSGNASSVSLTVMRPGS
- a CDS encoding RICIN domain-containing protein, yielding MNDAALSNSPTPARLFEVSDERLAADLKKSPGSTPANYPVGELLDRHWEAVFSYARLCTDGVRPAGMLTTAAFTRLFGESLRQTGPTAAWRPQLLVAVRRIAAEWLTDRRSEHLHPELRPGPDGEERAAARLLPPESRRLLARAFQRLSEPARCLLWHTEAEAEQLHVPAALLGLDEDDAAVELRRARERLREGCLEVHRELAPAEECRRYNRMLDVSLRRGGGDLDPDLRRHMARCAHCRHAADQLNKFNGRLARPLAEAVLGWGAHSYLETRQGRATAIVEVTEAPEAAATAQTGHFPLPAEAPRPPSFPPRPTPRGSAHTDSRPPTHKAPRRASRRRNVALAVLTLSALIVVPLVAWAGLGSGGDSVAEPSSGPDKAPGANPSWIGSGDQPITTGGRLRNSGNGLCIGIVGDKPVKGAETQLTSCTSKSVQQWSYEEDGQLRNVADPDLCLDSHLGYSVQLAPCTGDSQPDTKNVRYDFTLQGALVPRWNQDLALTPASPEEEAALVLKVREDEPAQRWTLDTTSPSLQLEVVNWGADSESRAPAADPAPTLSKTPSPSTTPKPSVTPSTPKATPSSASPTYGSCYYPYNYYCSGDGQHGGSDYGYGDGYGYGYGDGYGNDGYGGGHR